GTATGAATTTCAAACAAAAAAAGTGGTATTCACAACAGTAGCTAAAATGCTTTTGATTGCTATTGTTTCCGTCCTTTTCTTAATGTTCATTTGGGATTCACTTGATGGGATATTAGTAGCAAGACTGATAAGCGTAGGAATTATAGTCTTAGTATTAATTAAGCCTGTAAAAATATATTTACGACCTTTGTTTGAATGGGGTATCTTAAAAAAAATCTTAGTTTATGCAGCTCCATTAGTTCCCGCTTCTTTAGCATTTTGGGTGATTGCAAATGCAAATAACTATTTTTTAAAAGCATATGGAACCTTATCAGATGTTGGACTATACGGTACAGCAATTAAATTTGCTACTTTCATTACGTTATTAACGAGTGGCATTCAATTAGCGTGGAGACCATTTTCTATGTCTTTAAAAGACAAAGATAGTAGTCCAAAGTTGTTTGCTACTTTATATGCAGCTTTCTTATTGGTAGGGAGTTTAGGAGTTTTGTTGTTAGCTACAGCAATGCCGTGGATAATTTTAGTTATGCCAGAAGAATTTAGAATTGCATTTCAGTACGTAGCACCAATTGCTATTGCAACATTTTTAAATTTTTATTATATGATTGTCTCGACTGGGATATTTTATACGAAACAAACGAAACATATTTCTATAGCTTTTGGAATAGCAGCAGTAATTTCAGTTATATTGAATTTTATTTTTGTGCCAGTCTTCTCGATTTGGGGTACTGTTATCTCGTATATAGTAGCATACTGTGTTGCATTGTTTTTAGTATTCCGCAAAAGTCAAAAGCTGTACTATGTTCCTTTTTCGGGATTTAAAATGGCGTGGACAATCTTTTGGTTAATCGCAGCAACTGTAAGTATTGTTTATATTCAAGTAAAGGATCTAAATAATTGGTCAATTGCAGGAGTTTGGATTGGATTTATTGTCCTGATTCTTCTTGTTCGAATGGACAAATATTTTGTGAAAAGAAAGTAATGGTGATAAGACATGGAGAAAAAATGTATAACTAACCTGAGACATAAAGAATTTTATCCTATAAAAGGTGTGGGGTATGAAGGTTTTTTTAGAGGTTATTTTTACTATAAAAATCAATATGTCACCCATGAAAACTTTGCAAATCTATATAATGATGGGGCAACTCCAGATCCCACGGTTTGGAATGGAGAATTTGCGCTCATTTTACAAATGAGCAATGAGATCGTTTTAGTTACAGATAAAAAGAGATCTATTCCATTGTTTTATACGTTAAATGAATCAAATGATTGGATTGTACAAGATCACCTTGAGCCAAATTCTACTATGTCCTTTCACAAAGTTGCAGAAGAGGAACTTTTATTAGCTGGCTTTGTCGCGGGTGAAAAAACATTATTTCAGAATTGGTACCAGTTGGAAGTTGCTTCTATAGTTCATTTAAAGGAGCGGGCATCCAAGCATTCATATTATTCGTATGTAACAGAAAAAGAAAATGACTCTGTCGACGCTTTTGCTGAGGAGCTAGCTCATATTTTAAATGAAGTATTTGATGACTTAGTAGTAAGATTGGCGGGACGAAAAATTGTTCTTCCCTTAAGTGGTGGATATGATTCTCGTATTATTGCATTATTATTAAAAGATAGAGGGCTCTCTGATTCTATTGTTACCTTTACGTATGGCAGACCTGGTAATGGAGAAGCTACAGTTAGTAAAGAAATTGCCGACCGCCTAGGATTGAAGTGGAAATACTTTGCCTATGACAAAGCAATGTGGGAAGAACTTTATAAATCGAAATTATGGAAAGATTATGTTCTATACGCAAGCAATGGAGCATCGGCTGCACATTTACAAGATTTCCCCAGTACTAAGTTATTGGTGGAAGAAGAGTCCTTACAAAATGCAGTTTTTATGCCTGGTCATTCACTAGATTTTTTAGGTGGAAGCCATTTACCATATGAAGCGATTCTTGATAAAGAGTTTACAACGAAGGAAGTAGTAGATTTTATCGTTCTTAAGCATTTCCGATTATGGCAAAAAACTGGTGGGATAAGTTTTACAAATAGTGATATTTATAATTCAGTTACGAAATATGTATCAGATTACACAAATCTTACAAATGAGCGAGTAACATCGATTATGGATGAATGGAACTGGAAGGAAAGACAAGCAAAGTTTATCATTAACTCTGTTCGAGTGTATGAATACTTTGATCAGGATTGGTCTATGCCATTATGGGATGATCGATTAATCCATTTCTTTAGTAAAATCCCAGTGGATTTAAAATATAAGAAGTATTTATATGATTATACATTGCATAAAATGTATCCTGATTTTTATCCATACCCTCAAAAGCCTGGACCAGAAAATTCATTGAGAAACAAATATGGATTACTTTATCCTTTATTACGCAAAATATATCGAAAGAAAAATCTTTACCGCAAATATTTTGATGAGCCAATGGAATGGTTTGGAATTTATCCTACGTATAAACAATATGTAGATTCCTTAACTTTTAAAAAAGATGGTCAAAAATATAGTAATCCGTATAATATAAATTCGTTTATTGTAAAAGATATGATAGAGATGATGAAGGAGATAACAAAATGAAAGTTCTAACAATATTAGGAGCAAGACCTCAGTTTATAAAAGCAGCTGCAGTTTCACGTGTTATACGTGAAGAAGAAGTAACAGAGCTCATTGTTCATACTGGACAACATTATGATGCAAATATGTCTGATATCTTCTTTGATGAGTTGAATATTCCAAAACCAGACTATCATTTAGGAATTGGTTCTGGAAATCATGGAAAACAGACTGGTGAAATGTTAGCTAAAATTGAAGAAATTATTTTAAAAGAGACTCCGGATTTTGTGCTCGTATACGGGGACACTAATTCTACGCTAGCAGGTGCACTTGCTGCTGCGAAACTGCATATTCCAATAGTACATATCGAAGCAGGTCTAAGAAGCTTTAATATGAAAATGCCG
The nucleotide sequence above comes from Psychrobacillus glaciei. Encoded proteins:
- a CDS encoding 7-cyano-7-deazaguanine synthase, giving the protein MEKKCITNLRHKEFYPIKGVGYEGFFRGYFYYKNQYVTHENFANLYNDGATPDPTVWNGEFALILQMSNEIVLVTDKKRSIPLFYTLNESNDWIVQDHLEPNSTMSFHKVAEEELLLAGFVAGEKTLFQNWYQLEVASIVHLKERASKHSYYSYVTEKENDSVDAFAEELAHILNEVFDDLVVRLAGRKIVLPLSGGYDSRIIALLLKDRGLSDSIVTFTYGRPGNGEATVSKEIADRLGLKWKYFAYDKAMWEELYKSKLWKDYVLYASNGASAAHLQDFPSTKLLVEEESLQNAVFMPGHSLDFLGGSHLPYEAILDKEFTTKEVVDFIVLKHFRLWQKTGGISFTNSDIYNSVTKYVSDYTNLTNERVTSIMDEWNWKERQAKFIINSVRVYEYFDQDWSMPLWDDRLIHFFSKIPVDLKYKKYLYDYTLHKMYPDFYPYPQKPGPENSLRNKYGLLYPLLRKIYRKKNLYRKYFDEPMEWFGIYPTYKQYVDSLTFKKDGQKYSNPYNINSFIVKDMIEMMKEITK
- a CDS encoding lipopolysaccharide biosynthesis protein, whose translation is MFSQLKRLGADSLLYAFMNVGTKLIAFILFPLYAYYIGDTAKIGILQLVDTNVSMLTFLVIFGTDSALAYYYFEYKDKETREKYVRSVMTFRLSVVFLLVIAFLIGGDWLSSLLLGSSGYTDLFYIALGTLCLDTIVTLVLTILRYEFQTKKVVFTTVAKMLLIAIVSVLFLMFIWDSLDGILVARLISVGIIVLVLIKPVKIYLRPLFEWGILKKILVYAAPLVPASLAFWVIANANNYFLKAYGTLSDVGLYGTAIKFATFITLLTSGIQLAWRPFSMSLKDKDSSPKLFATLYAAFLLVGSLGVLLLATAMPWIILVMPEEFRIAFQYVAPIAIATFLNFYYMIVSTGIFYTKQTKHISIAFGIAAVISVILNFIFVPVFSIWGTVISYIVAYCVALFLVFRKSQKLYYVPFSGFKMAWTIFWLIAATVSIVYIQVKDLNNWSIAGVWIGFIVLILLVRMDKYFVKRK